In Streptomyces sp. SN-593, a single genomic region encodes these proteins:
- a CDS encoding epoxide hydrolase family protein: MSAPTPTSALVRPFTVSIPDAEIDDLKQRLARTRWPDPETVGDWSQGVRVENARSLVEYWERDYDWRRFESDLRRFPQFLTEVDGLDIHFLHVRSENPGAMPLILTHGWPGSIVEFLKLIGPLTDPVRHGGDAADSFDVVVPSLPGFGFSQKPARTGWTVERVAGAWAELMKRLGYTRWAAQGGDWGAVVTTVLGAMRPEGLLGIHLNTQYAFPARVPETLSPEERHAVDTLALYMGDLGGSNHLQGTKPETVGFALADSPAGQAAWIYEKFQSKTDNQGLAEDALSRDDMLDAISLHWFTNSAASSGRIYWENRSRTFAGPKLTLPVAVTVFPKDVPRLPRSWIEDAYSDLIHYGEADRGGHFAALEQPGILVEEIRTGLRGLRS; this comes from the coding sequence ATGAGCGCACCGACGCCGACCTCAGCCCTCGTCCGCCCGTTCACCGTCTCGATCCCGGACGCGGAGATCGACGACCTGAAGCAGCGACTGGCCAGGACCCGGTGGCCGGATCCGGAGACGGTGGGCGACTGGTCGCAGGGCGTCCGCGTGGAGAACGCCCGGTCCCTGGTCGAGTACTGGGAGCGCGATTACGACTGGCGGCGCTTCGAGTCCGACCTCCGCCGCTTCCCCCAGTTCCTGACCGAGGTGGACGGGCTGGACATCCACTTCCTCCACGTCAGGTCCGAGAACCCCGGCGCGATGCCGCTGATCCTCACGCACGGGTGGCCGGGCTCGATCGTCGAGTTCCTGAAGCTGATCGGACCGCTGACCGACCCGGTCCGCCACGGCGGGGACGCGGCCGACTCGTTCGACGTCGTCGTTCCCTCGCTCCCCGGATTCGGGTTCTCCCAGAAGCCCGCGCGGACCGGGTGGACCGTGGAGCGCGTCGCCGGCGCGTGGGCGGAGCTGATGAAGCGCCTCGGCTACACGCGGTGGGCCGCGCAGGGCGGCGACTGGGGCGCCGTGGTCACCACCGTCCTGGGCGCCATGCGTCCTGAGGGGCTTCTCGGCATCCACCTGAACACCCAGTACGCCTTTCCCGCCCGGGTGCCCGAGACCCTGTCGCCCGAGGAGCGCCACGCCGTGGACACCCTCGCCCTCTACATGGGCGATCTCGGGGGGTCGAACCACCTCCAGGGCACGAAGCCGGAGACCGTCGGATTCGCCCTGGCGGACTCTCCCGCGGGCCAGGCGGCCTGGATCTACGAGAAGTTCCAGTCCAAGACCGACAACCAGGGGCTCGCCGAGGACGCCCTCAGCAGGGACGACATGCTCGATGCGATATCGCTCCACTGGTTCACCAACAGCGCGGCGTCGTCCGGCCGCATCTACTGGGAGAACAGGTCGCGCACCTTCGCCGGCCCGAAGCTGACGCTCCCGGTCGCGGTGACCGTCTTCCCGAAGGACGTCCCACGCCTGCCGCGCAGTTGGATCGAGGACGCCTACAGCGATCTGATCCACTACGGCGAGGCCGACCGGGGCGGGCACTTCGCGGCCCTGGAGCAGCCCGGGATCCTGGTCGAGGAGATCCGCACCGGCCTGCGCGGCCTCCGCTCCTGA
- a CDS encoding extracellular solute-binding protein, whose protein sequence is MSPTGTSPLGTSADSPRGLPRRRVLGTLASAVAAGPVLAACGAPSSGGTSDKPAPTALATKPSKPVTLNILDVAGNLALTQPIIDAFKAANPGYVSKITTTTGTAPELAPKVQAQQQAGNVQIQLVLTGTDGLSAGIQNGLWYDLKPYYATFFPDLMTNYQPSAASMATLAQDQGIELVWYPSGPLLEYDPAKVPNPPTTTDALLDWAKANPGRFQYAQPRNSGPGRTFLMGLPYLLGDSDPTDPTNGWSKTWAYLTELNKYAASYPSKTSATMTNIAQGTTHLMATTTGWYINPRALGTVPKSMRVAKFDSMTWVSDAQYGVIPKGVSNDELIAALRLLAFVLTPEQQAVTYDQGYFYPGPAVKDVSIDQAPAASRKTIATYGDPRFADWISGSPIKNSLPATAQVTAFDLWDKRIGSTK, encoded by the coding sequence ATGTCTCCCACCGGCACCTCACCACTCGGAACGTCCGCCGACAGCCCGCGAGGGCTGCCCCGCCGACGGGTGCTCGGCACCCTCGCCAGCGCGGTCGCCGCCGGCCCCGTGCTCGCCGCGTGCGGCGCGCCCAGCAGCGGCGGCACCTCCGACAAGCCGGCTCCCACCGCGCTGGCCACCAAGCCGTCCAAGCCCGTCACCCTGAACATCCTGGACGTCGCCGGCAACCTCGCCCTGACCCAGCCGATCATCGACGCGTTCAAGGCCGCGAACCCCGGCTACGTCTCGAAGATCACCACGACCACCGGCACCGCCCCCGAACTCGCCCCCAAGGTGCAGGCGCAGCAGCAGGCGGGCAACGTGCAGATCCAACTGGTCCTCACCGGCACCGACGGCCTGTCCGCGGGCATCCAGAATGGCCTGTGGTACGACCTCAAGCCGTACTACGCCACCTTCTTCCCGGACCTGATGACCAACTACCAGCCCTCGGCGGCGTCGATGGCCACCCTCGCCCAGGACCAGGGCATCGAACTGGTGTGGTACCCCTCCGGGCCGCTGCTGGAGTACGACCCCGCGAAGGTCCCGAACCCGCCCACCACCACGGACGCGCTGCTCGACTGGGCGAAGGCCAACCCGGGGAGGTTCCAGTACGCCCAGCCGCGCAACTCCGGGCCGGGCCGCACCTTCCTGATGGGCCTGCCGTACCTGCTCGGGGACTCCGACCCGACCGACCCGACCAACGGCTGGTCCAAGACCTGGGCGTACCTGACCGAACTCAACAAGTACGCCGCCTCCTACCCGTCCAAGACCTCGGCGACGATGACGAACATCGCCCAGGGCACCACGCACCTGATGGCCACCACCACCGGCTGGTACATCAACCCGCGCGCGCTCGGCACCGTGCCGAAGTCCATGCGGGTCGCCAAGTTCGACAGCATGACCTGGGTCAGCGACGCGCAGTACGGCGTCATCCCCAAGGGGGTCTCGAACGACGAACTGATCGCCGCGCTGCGGTTGCTGGCGTTCGTCCTCACCCCCGAGCAGCAGGCCGTCACCTACGACCAGGGGTACTTCTACCCCGGGCCCGCCGTGAAGGACGTCAGTATCGACCAGGCGCCCGCCGCGTCCCGGAAGACCATCGCGACGTACGGCGACCCGCGCTTCGCCGACTGGATCTCCGGCAGTCCGATCAAGAACTCGCTGCCCGCCACCGCCCAGGTGACCGCGTTCGACCTCTGGGACAAGCGGATCGGCTCGACCAAGTGA
- a CDS encoding dihydrodipicolinate synthase family protein — protein sequence METQDPPTPLEALRTRLATIIAIPVTPFRADGAVDWDHHTALIRRLVGHGVDAVTPNGNTGEFYTLTEAETRRSVESAVAAVDGAAVVMAGVGLDVESAVLAARHAREAGAGALMVHQPVHPYRSAEGWIEYHRNIADAVPELGVVLYVRDPRIGGAQIRALGEHSPNVIGVKYAVPDPVRFAGVARDAGLRRFVWIAGLAELSAPGYWAVGATGFTSGLVNVAPGLSTALLRALRGGDYRKAMAVWESARAFEELRAADASADNVSVVKEALAHLGLCGRAVRPPSRVLPPDLRERIAELVEQWRREGWL from the coding sequence TTGGAGACGCAGGACCCGCCCACCCCCCTGGAAGCACTGCGCACCCGGCTGGCGACGATCATCGCGATCCCGGTCACGCCCTTTCGCGCGGACGGCGCCGTGGACTGGGACCACCACACCGCGCTGATCCGGCGCCTGGTCGGGCACGGCGTGGACGCCGTCACGCCGAACGGCAACACCGGCGAGTTCTACACGCTCACCGAGGCCGAGACCCGGCGCTCGGTGGAGTCGGCGGTCGCCGCCGTCGACGGCGCGGCCGTGGTGATGGCGGGTGTCGGCCTCGACGTGGAGAGCGCGGTGCTCGCCGCGCGGCACGCCCGCGAGGCCGGCGCCGGCGCGCTCATGGTGCACCAGCCGGTCCACCCCTACCGGTCCGCCGAGGGGTGGATCGAGTACCACCGCAACATCGCGGACGCGGTGCCGGAACTCGGCGTCGTGCTCTACGTCCGCGACCCGCGGATCGGCGGCGCGCAGATCCGCGCCCTGGGCGAGCACAGCCCCAACGTCATCGGCGTGAAGTACGCCGTGCCCGACCCGGTGCGCTTCGCCGGTGTCGCGCGCGACGCGGGGCTGCGCCGGTTCGTCTGGATCGCCGGACTGGCCGAGCTGTCCGCGCCGGGCTACTGGGCGGTGGGCGCCACCGGGTTCACCTCGGGCCTGGTGAACGTGGCACCGGGGCTGTCCACCGCGCTGCTGCGGGCGCTGCGCGGCGGGGACTACCGGAAGGCGATGGCCGTGTGGGAGTCCGCCCGCGCCTTCGAGGAGCTGCGCGCCGCCGACGCGTCCGCGGACAACGTCAGCGTGGTGAAGGAGGCGCTGGCGCACCTCGGCCTGTGCGGACGCGCGGTGCGCCCGCCCTCCCGCGTGCTGCCGCCGGACCTGCGGGAGCGGATCGCGGAGCTGGTCGAGCAGTGGCGGCGGGAGGGCTGGCTGTGA
- a CDS encoding GntR family transcriptional regulator encodes MSDTLAHRNPSRPLPSRTEAVLESIKHRILTGELKPGQALVEAELAEQLEVSKTPVREALKTLAGSGLVIMSPYKGAAVREVDQAHARCVYDMRLLLEPAAAARSAAAGRIGQHAEEALERADRAADTAERSLANRAFHRALYSGCGNPLLVRSLDELRDQTALLSSAAWSRQPSWQQEAAEHRAILRAAEDGNSELVRDLMRSHISSFAARNFPEDGA; translated from the coding sequence GTGTCCGACACGCTCGCCCACCGCAACCCGTCCCGCCCCCTGCCGTCCCGTACGGAGGCGGTGCTGGAGTCCATCAAGCACCGCATCCTGACGGGTGAGCTGAAGCCGGGTCAGGCACTGGTCGAGGCCGAACTCGCCGAGCAGTTGGAGGTCTCCAAGACCCCCGTACGGGAGGCGCTGAAGACGCTGGCCGGCTCCGGACTCGTGATCATGAGCCCGTACAAGGGCGCCGCCGTGCGGGAGGTCGACCAGGCGCACGCGCGCTGCGTGTACGACATGCGGCTACTGCTCGAACCCGCCGCCGCGGCCCGCAGCGCCGCGGCGGGGCGGATCGGGCAGCACGCCGAGGAGGCGCTGGAGCGGGCGGACCGCGCGGCCGACACGGCGGAGCGCTCGCTGGCGAACCGGGCCTTCCACCGGGCGCTGTACTCCGGCTGCGGCAACCCCCTGCTGGTCCGGTCGCTGGACGAACTCCGCGACCAGACCGCGCTGCTGTCCAGCGCGGCCTGGTCGAGGCAGCCCTCCTGGCAGCAGGAGGCGGCCGAGCACCGGGCGATCCTGCGGGCCGCCGAGGACGGGAACTCCGAGCTGGTGCGCGACCTGATGCGCAGTCACATCAGCTCCTTCGCGGCCCGCAACTTCCCCGAGGACGGAGCCTGA
- a CDS encoding ABC transporter ATP-binding protein, translating to MSAVSDMTTGAKYPAARAGGDRPGSQLGELRLHGISRAYGAYTALHPLDLTVTGGEFVALLGPSGCGKTTALNCLAGLLPLTAGEIVLDGRRMDTVPPEKRGFGMVFQNYALFPHLTVRANVAFGLKMRGVGKAETTRRVDDVLRVVRLSEQAHKHPGQLSGGQQQRVAIARAIVMEPPLVLMDEPLSNLDAALRLEMRSEIRRIHQEFGLTTLYVTHDQEEALSLADRLVVLEAGRVSQIGTPAELYEHPADPHVAAFMGYRNLLALDVVSVQGARTVLGRRGVRLVGTAVGGAKATPGQEATVAIRPEDVRIAEQDEPQVARAVAEIVEYHGRVLHVEAVTSDGDRVHLRTGREVRPGDALALAVDAERALVFAAGAAADGAARPVGAGTEGDSPTGAEPPSDADGAGQGGSR from the coding sequence GTGAGCGCGGTGAGCGACATGACCACCGGCGCGAAGTATCCCGCCGCGAGGGCGGGCGGGGACCGGCCCGGGTCCCAACTCGGCGAGTTGCGGCTGCACGGCATCAGCCGCGCGTACGGCGCGTACACCGCGCTGCACCCGCTCGATCTGACCGTCACCGGGGGCGAGTTCGTCGCCCTGCTCGGCCCCTCGGGGTGCGGCAAGACCACCGCGCTGAACTGCCTGGCCGGACTGCTCCCGCTGACCGCGGGCGAGATCGTGCTGGACGGCAGGCGGATGGACACCGTGCCGCCGGAGAAGCGCGGCTTCGGCATGGTGTTCCAGAACTACGCGCTGTTCCCGCACCTGACCGTGCGCGCCAACGTGGCCTTCGGGCTGAAGATGCGCGGTGTCGGCAAGGCCGAGACCACGCGGCGGGTCGACGACGTGCTGCGCGTGGTGCGGCTCTCCGAGCAGGCGCACAAGCACCCCGGGCAGTTGTCCGGCGGCCAGCAGCAGCGGGTGGCCATCGCCCGCGCGATCGTCATGGAGCCGCCGCTGGTGCTGATGGACGAACCGCTGTCCAACCTGGACGCCGCGCTGCGGCTGGAGATGCGCAGCGAGATCCGCCGGATCCACCAGGAGTTCGGGCTGACCACCCTCTACGTGACGCACGACCAGGAGGAGGCGCTGTCCCTGGCCGACCGGCTGGTCGTGCTGGAGGCCGGCCGGGTCAGCCAGATCGGCACCCCCGCCGAGCTCTACGAGCACCCCGCCGACCCGCACGTCGCCGCCTTCATGGGCTACCGCAACCTGCTCGCGCTCGACGTCGTCTCCGTGCAGGGCGCGCGGACGGTCCTCGGACGGCGCGGGGTGCGGCTGGTCGGGACCGCCGTCGGCGGCGCGAAGGCGACGCCGGGGCAGGAGGCCACCGTCGCGATCCGCCCCGAGGACGTGCGGATCGCCGAGCAGGACGAGCCGCAGGTCGCGCGGGCCGTGGCCGAGATCGTGGAGTACCACGGCCGGGTGCTGCACGTGGAGGCCGTCACCTCCGACGGCGACCGGGTCCACCTCCGGACCGGCCGCGAGGTACGGCCGGGCGACGCGCTCGCCCTGGCGGTGGACGCCGAACGCGCGTTGGTCTTCGCCGCGGGAGCCGCCGCGGACGGGGCCGCCCGTCCCGTCGGCGCCGGGACCGAAGGCGACTCCCCGACCGGCGCCGAGCCCCCGTCGGACGCCGACGGGGCGGGGCAGGGGGGATCGCGGTGA
- a CDS encoding ABC transporter permease, with protein MSASVRTAGPGADRPRGLSLRPGTWLTWAVLTFFFVNLLGVIGTVLVDSLGRRWFASWLPSGWTGHWYSDAWKEFGLGRVLGTTVEVTFLVVLLSLVLAVPASYALARRDFPRKKLLTTLFVLPILVPPIAYGIPMATVLYKFHLAGSITGVVLANLVPSIPFVIFTMTPFIEQVDPKIEAAARMCGAPTRTVLTRVLAPLLLPGILAAGILVLVRTFGMFELTFLTAGPTSQTLVVTLFSAVNSAGIRSTQSIDAMAVLYTGTMAVLLLIALRFVNPTQLVARSSE; from the coding sequence ATGAGCGCGAGCGTGCGGACGGCCGGTCCCGGGGCGGACCGGCCCCGGGGACTCTCCCTGCGGCCGGGAACCTGGCTGACCTGGGCGGTGCTGACGTTCTTCTTCGTCAACCTGCTCGGTGTCATCGGCACCGTGCTGGTCGACTCCCTCGGCCGCAGGTGGTTCGCGAGCTGGCTGCCGTCGGGGTGGACCGGCCACTGGTACAGCGACGCCTGGAAGGAGTTCGGCCTGGGCCGGGTGCTGGGCACCACCGTGGAGGTGACCTTCCTCGTGGTCCTCCTGTCGCTGGTGTTGGCGGTGCCGGCCTCCTACGCCCTGGCCCGCCGGGACTTCCCCAGGAAGAAGCTGCTCACCACGCTGTTCGTGCTGCCCATCCTGGTGCCGCCGATCGCCTACGGGATTCCGATGGCCACCGTGCTGTACAAGTTCCACCTGGCCGGGTCGATCACCGGGGTGGTACTGGCCAACCTCGTGCCGTCCATCCCCTTCGTGATCTTCACGATGACGCCGTTCATCGAGCAGGTCGACCCGAAGATCGAGGCGGCGGCCCGGATGTGCGGGGCCCCCACCCGGACCGTGCTGACCCGCGTCCTCGCGCCGCTGCTGCTGCCGGGCATCCTGGCGGCCGGAATCCTGGTGCTGGTGCGCACCTTCGGCATGTTCGAGCTCACCTTCCTCACCGCCGGCCCGACCAGCCAGACCCTCGTCGTGACCCTGTTCTCCGCGGTGAACTCGGCCGGCATCCGCAGCACCCAGTCCATCGACGCCATGGCCGTGCTCTACACCGGCACGATGGCCGTGCTCCTGCTGATCGCGCTCCGCTTCGTCAACCCCACCCAGCTCGTCGCCCGTTCGTCCGAGTGA
- a CDS encoding ABC transporter permease: MSAPPVTAPTPPAGARPRAALRHRLAERGVDRTLLLVLPAALAVIALFCYPFLYGLQLSFQPTRGGALGAYRQFFSEPFSRKSIWATFSLAVPASLINVGVSVPISYRMRREFRGKRLLLALLVVPITLGTVLTAEGILEFYGPAGWFNRTLHLLGLTASPMHLTMNYTGVLLSLVISGFPFAYLLTHSYLSGIHPSLEKAAATLGAGWWQRFRHVTFPLLLPGLMTTFSLSFVMAFAVFPSAMMVGDPNGSTHVISIEAYQAALERFDYAQGSADAMIMTALMLVVLVAVTALRSRLYRGSTGGKG, from the coding sequence GTGAGCGCTCCCCCCGTGACCGCCCCGACGCCCCCCGCCGGTGCCCGGCCGAGAGCCGCCCTGCGCCACCGGCTGGCCGAACGCGGCGTGGACCGGACACTGCTGCTGGTGCTGCCCGCCGCCCTCGCGGTGATCGCGCTGTTCTGCTATCCGTTCCTGTACGGGCTCCAGCTTTCCTTCCAGCCGACCAGGGGCGGCGCGCTCGGGGCGTACCGGCAGTTCTTCTCCGAACCCTTCTCCCGCAAGTCGATCTGGGCCACGTTCTCGCTGGCCGTGCCGGCCTCGCTGATCAACGTCGGTGTCTCCGTGCCGATCTCGTACCGGATGCGGCGGGAGTTCCGCGGCAAGCGGCTGCTGCTCGCGCTGCTGGTCGTGCCGATCACCCTGGGCACGGTGCTCACCGCCGAGGGCATCCTGGAGTTCTACGGTCCGGCCGGCTGGTTCAACCGCACCCTGCACCTGCTGGGGCTGACCGCCTCCCCGATGCACCTCACCATGAACTACACGGGCGTGCTGCTGTCCCTGGTGATCAGCGGCTTCCCCTTCGCGTACCTGCTGACCCACTCCTACCTCTCCGGTATCCACCCCAGTCTGGAGAAGGCCGCGGCCACGCTGGGTGCCGGCTGGTGGCAGCGGTTCCGCCACGTGACCTTCCCGCTGTTGCTGCCCGGGCTGATGACCACCTTCAGTCTGAGTTTCGTGATGGCCTTCGCCGTCTTCCCCTCGGCGATGATGGTCGGCGACCCGAACGGCAGCACCCACGTCATCTCCATCGAGGCGTACCAGGCCGCCCTGGAGCGCTTCGACTACGCGCAGGGCAGCGCCGACGCGATGATCATGACCGCGCTCATGCTGGTCGTCCTGGTCGCCGTCACCGCACTGCGCTCCCGGCTCTACCGCGGATCGACCGGAGGCAAGGGATGA
- the araD gene encoding L-arabinonate dehydratase: MSGPADGAGAKRLRSAAWFGEGDATGGGLRAFSHRSRMRQLGYLPEEHLGKPVIAVLNTWSDINPCHMHLRERAEQVKRGVWQAGGFPLEFPVATLSETFQKPTPMLYRNLLAMEAEELLRSYPVDGAVLMGGCDKTVPALLMGAASAGLPAVVVPAGPMLRGHHRGTTLGSGTDLWAYWDEYRAGRTGECEMAQLECGLARSPGHCMTMGTASTMTAVAEALGMALPGSSSIPAVDSGHHRMAAASGARAVAAVREDLTPAKIMTRDAFTDAATTVLALGGSTNALIHLVAMAGRLGVELSLDDFDRIGRRVPVLADVRPVGAFLMEDFHYAGGLPALLRRLSEVPGALHPDRITVTGEEFGAYYAQAEAYGPDGGESTVIRTAGDPVAREGGVAVLRGNLAPHGAVIKHLAADPGLLTHTGPAVVFDSYRELQERIDDPALGVTEETVLVLRGAGPLGGPGMPEYGMLPIPAYLLARGVKDLVRISDARMSGTSYGTCVLHVAPESHVGGPLALVRTGDLITLDVPRRLLRLEVDDAELARRRREWQPPRAPYARGYGALYAEHITQADEGCDFDFLARPGHNPAPDPG; the protein is encoded by the coding sequence GTGAGCGGCCCCGCGGACGGCGCCGGCGCGAAGCGGCTGCGCAGCGCGGCCTGGTTCGGCGAGGGCGACGCCACCGGCGGCGGGCTGCGCGCCTTCAGCCACCGCTCCCGGATGCGGCAGCTCGGCTACCTGCCCGAGGAGCACCTCGGCAAGCCGGTCATCGCCGTCCTCAACACCTGGTCCGACATCAACCCCTGCCACATGCACCTGCGCGAGCGCGCCGAACAGGTCAAGCGCGGTGTCTGGCAGGCCGGCGGCTTCCCGCTGGAGTTCCCGGTCGCCACCTTGTCCGAGACGTTCCAGAAGCCCACCCCGATGCTCTACCGGAACCTGCTCGCCATGGAGGCGGAGGAACTGCTGCGGTCCTACCCGGTGGACGGCGCCGTGCTGATGGGCGGCTGCGACAAGACCGTGCCCGCGCTGCTGATGGGCGCCGCGAGCGCCGGACTGCCGGCGGTCGTGGTGCCGGCGGGCCCGATGCTGCGCGGCCACCACCGCGGCACCACCCTCGGCAGCGGCACCGACCTGTGGGCGTACTGGGACGAGTACCGGGCCGGCCGGACCGGCGAGTGCGAGATGGCGCAACTGGAGTGCGGGCTCGCCCGCTCACCGGGGCACTGCATGACGATGGGCACGGCCTCCACGATGACCGCGGTGGCCGAGGCGCTCGGCATGGCCCTGCCCGGCTCCTCGTCCATCCCGGCCGTGGACTCCGGGCACCACCGGATGGCCGCCGCCTCGGGCGCCCGCGCGGTGGCCGCGGTGCGCGAGGACCTGACCCCCGCGAAGATCATGACCCGGGACGCCTTCACCGACGCCGCGACCACGGTGCTGGCCCTGGGCGGCTCCACCAACGCCCTCATCCACCTAGTCGCGATGGCCGGCCGGCTGGGCGTGGAGCTGTCGCTCGACGACTTCGACCGGATCGGCCGCCGGGTCCCGGTGCTCGCGGACGTCCGCCCGGTGGGCGCCTTCCTGATGGAGGACTTCCACTACGCCGGCGGGTTGCCCGCGCTGCTGCGCCGGCTCTCCGAGGTGCCGGGAGCGCTGCACCCGGACCGGATCACCGTCACCGGCGAGGAGTTCGGCGCGTACTACGCGCAGGCCGAGGCGTACGGGCCCGACGGCGGGGAGTCCACCGTGATCCGCACCGCCGGGGACCCGGTGGCGCGGGAGGGCGGGGTCGCCGTGCTGCGCGGGAACCTGGCACCGCACGGCGCGGTGATCAAGCACCTCGCCGCCGACCCGGGGCTGCTCACCCACACCGGTCCCGCCGTGGTCTTCGACTCCTACCGGGAACTCCAGGAGCGGATCGACGACCCGGCGCTCGGCGTCACCGAGGAGACCGTGCTGGTGCTGCGCGGCGCGGGTCCGCTGGGCGGGCCGGGCATGCCCGAGTACGGCATGCTGCCGATCCCGGCGTACCTGCTGGCCCGCGGGGTCAAGGACCTGGTCCGGATCTCCGACGCCCGGATGAGCGGCACCAGTTACGGCACCTGCGTGCTGCACGTGGCGCCCGAGTCGCACGTCGGCGGCCCGCTGGCGCTGGTGCGCACCGGTGACCTGATCACCCTCGACGTCCCCCGCCGTCTGCTGCGCCTGGAGGTCGACGACGCCGAACTGGCCCGCCGGCGCCGGGAGTGGCAACCCCCGCGGGCCCCCTACGCACGCGGCTACGGCGCCCTGTACGCCGAGCACATCACCCAGGCCGACGAAGGCTGCGACTTCGACTTCCTCGCCCGGCCGGGGCACAACCCGGCGCCCGACCCCGGCTGA
- a CDS encoding TetR/AcrR family transcriptional regulator, whose protein sequence is MATESSRVRSTNETRERILGVALDVLGDDPDAGMGDIASAAGVVRRTVYGHFPSRLDLVRTLAERAVTEMTAVLTGISASDAGADAGWVEFVARVWPVAHRYRVLLALRRGEYGEEIHRLLGPVDELLADLVRRGQDSGVFARHLPPDVLSQTAYGVVFAIADGAVSRKTLDARAATITTLLMLGVPEARALALVGDAP, encoded by the coding sequence ATGGCTACAGAGTCCTCCCGCGTGCGTTCCACGAACGAGACACGCGAGCGCATCCTCGGCGTCGCCCTCGACGTGCTGGGAGACGACCCCGACGCCGGAATGGGCGACATCGCCTCCGCCGCCGGGGTGGTCCGCCGCACCGTCTACGGGCACTTCCCCTCGCGCCTCGACCTGGTCCGGACGCTCGCGGAACGGGCCGTCACCGAGATGACCGCCGTGCTCACCGGGATCAGCGCCTCCGACGCGGGCGCGGACGCGGGGTGGGTCGAGTTCGTCGCCCGCGTCTGGCCGGTGGCGCACCGGTACCGGGTGCTGCTGGCACTGCGCCGCGGGGAGTACGGCGAGGAGATCCACCGCCTGCTCGGGCCGGTCGACGAACTCCTCGCCGACCTCGTGCGGCGGGGCCAGGACAGCGGCGTGTTCGCACGGCATCTGCCGCCGGACGTCCTCAGCCAGACCGCCTACGGCGTGGTGTTCGCCATCGCGGACGGCGCCGTGTCGCGGAAGACCCTCGACGCGCGAGCGGCGACGATCACGACCCTGCTGATGCTGGGCGTCCCCGAGGCGCGCGCGCTCGCCCTCGTGGGCGACGCGCCCTGA
- a CDS encoding esterase/lipase family protein: protein MRRISAVLVALLAAIGLAVFAQPAPAGAATAHTPVVFVHGFSGSASNWTTAEATFAARGYTSDELYAFQYDWTQSNKSSAASLAAYVQQVLARTGAQQVDIVNHSMGGLVSDWYVKQLGGQPYVRHLASIAGANHGTTYAGSCLVYASCVEMYPGSAFLSTVNAGDETPGATKYATWYSPCDGIILPYTSTELSGADNHLVACQNHIGYLTDTVTLSAVASFLAT, encoded by the coding sequence ATGCGACGGATTTCCGCCGTCCTCGTGGCGCTGCTCGCCGCGATCGGGCTGGCCGTCTTCGCCCAGCCCGCCCCGGCCGGCGCCGCCACCGCGCACACTCCGGTGGTCTTCGTGCACGGCTTCAGCGGCAGCGCGAGCAACTGGACGACCGCCGAGGCCACCTTCGCCGCCAGGGGGTACACGAGCGACGAGCTCTACGCGTTCCAGTACGACTGGACGCAGTCCAACAAGAGCAGCGCGGCGAGCCTGGCCGCCTACGTCCAGCAGGTGCTGGCCAGAACCGGCGCGCAGCAGGTGGACATCGTCAACCACTCGATGGGCGGCCTGGTCAGCGACTGGTACGTCAAGCAACTGGGCGGCCAGCCGTACGTCCGCCACCTCGCCTCCATCGCCGGCGCGAACCACGGCACCACCTACGCCGGCTCCTGCCTGGTCTACGCCTCCTGCGTCGAGATGTACCCCGGGTCGGCCTTCCTGAGCACGGTCAACGCCGGGGACGAGACGCCCGGCGCCACCAAGTACGCGACGTGGTACTCGCCGTGCGACGGCATCATCCTGCCGTACACCAGCACGGAGCTGAGCGGTGCGGACAACCACCTCGTGGCCTGCCAGAACCACATCGGCTACCTCACCGACACGGTCACCCTGAGCGCGGTGGCGAGCTTCCTCGCCACCTGA